In the Paludisphaera rhizosphaerae genome, one interval contains:
- a CDS encoding tetratricopeptide repeat protein, with translation MGSIRCAGAARAALLGFTSVAVLLVSGCNYTPPPRTVKQTGTFSPGASAVKNKPKTKAQGAQRREDAERAAILESSIQLIKTAALKPGGDNFRLATQKLTQYFDGTSQVEYLIKPEVLRFLGRQLPRKMLEEIQATAWSEARDARHIEDCMMYNDVATRVGGTGDDLARVGRVFDWVVEQIQLVPAGSMGTPQLPQVYARPYDLLLRGMATEVQGYWAERSWLFMALCRQLGVDVGLLTYSRGNTVEPVIPKTGDALQPLGPPREDRPPNVWICAALIDGEAYLFDARAGVPVPGPGGRGVATLRQAVNDPSILEAMQLPNLSPYDVSRATLLASPTRIGVKLDSSRGYYTPKMRLLQNELAGTNRTVLYHDPAVQEEHFAKVLGSAFGGASFWTLPLEVETRLFTDPQFVAATQQSLLFFRGEMPLLYARIKQLRGDLAEAVSDYVSFRFSEGEVFVTNKNQVIPSAIQEGLDAYATYYLALAHLERKDLRQAELMFTKVLEILPEPTPEAAPYFMFRWGAHSNLARIYESQGDSRRAIAHYTAIDPTMQFHGNLLRARSLVLKDPMQEVPEPLPPAPKEFSRINASKPEAAPAAADPAAAPAAPTPSETPATTPSSPTGNPDAPQTSTAPKGSGVVE, from the coding sequence ATGGGGTCCATTCGTTGCGCAGGCGCCGCCCGGGCCGCCCTGCTCGGCTTCACGTCCGTAGCCGTTTTGCTCGTCTCGGGTTGCAACTACACGCCTCCTCCGCGCACGGTCAAGCAGACCGGGACGTTCAGTCCCGGCGCGTCGGCGGTGAAGAACAAGCCGAAGACCAAGGCTCAGGGGGCGCAACGCCGGGAGGACGCCGAGCGCGCGGCCATCCTGGAAAGCTCGATCCAGCTCATCAAGACGGCCGCTCTTAAGCCGGGCGGCGACAACTTCCGGCTGGCGACTCAGAAGCTGACCCAGTATTTCGACGGAACCTCTCAGGTCGAGTACCTCATCAAGCCCGAGGTGCTTCGGTTCCTCGGCCGCCAGCTTCCCCGAAAGATGCTGGAAGAGATCCAGGCGACGGCTTGGTCCGAGGCTCGCGACGCGCGCCACATCGAAGACTGCATGATGTACAACGACGTCGCCACTCGAGTCGGCGGCACGGGGGACGATCTCGCTCGCGTCGGCCGCGTCTTCGATTGGGTCGTCGAGCAGATTCAATTGGTGCCCGCCGGCAGCATGGGGACGCCGCAGCTTCCCCAGGTTTATGCACGCCCCTACGACCTCCTCCTGCGCGGGATGGCGACCGAGGTTCAAGGCTACTGGGCTGAGCGCTCCTGGTTGTTCATGGCCCTCTGCCGACAGCTCGGCGTGGACGTTGGACTGTTGACCTACTCGCGTGGAAACACCGTCGAGCCGGTGATTCCCAAGACGGGAGACGCACTTCAGCCCCTGGGCCCGCCGAGGGAGGACCGTCCCCCCAATGTCTGGATTTGCGCCGCCCTGATCGACGGCGAGGCGTACCTCTTCGACGCGCGAGCCGGCGTACCCGTCCCCGGGCCCGGCGGCCGAGGCGTCGCCACGCTCCGCCAGGCGGTGAACGACCCTTCGATCCTGGAAGCGATGCAGCTTCCCAACCTCTCCCCTTATGACGTGAGCCGGGCGACGTTGCTCGCCAGCCCGACGAGAATCGGCGTAAAGCTCGACTCCAGCCGGGGATACTACACTCCGAAGATGCGGCTGCTTCAGAACGAGCTGGCGGGGACCAATAGGACCGTCCTCTACCACGATCCGGCCGTCCAGGAGGAGCACTTCGCCAAGGTGCTTGGCTCGGCGTTCGGCGGGGCCTCGTTCTGGACGCTCCCGCTTGAGGTCGAGACCCGCCTCTTCACGGACCCTCAGTTCGTCGCCGCGACTCAGCAATCGCTCCTCTTCTTCCGTGGCGAAATGCCCCTGCTCTACGCCCGAATCAAGCAGCTTCGGGGCGATCTGGCTGAGGCCGTCTCGGATTACGTCTCTTTCCGCTTCTCTGAGGGCGAGGTTTTCGTCACGAACAAGAACCAGGTGATTCCTTCCGCGATCCAGGAAGGCCTGGACGCTTACGCGACCTATTACCTGGCGCTGGCTCACCTGGAACGCAAGGATCTGCGGCAGGCCGAGTTGATGTTCACGAAGGTCCTTGAGATTCTCCCCGAGCCGACGCCCGAGGCGGCTCCTTACTTCATGTTCCGCTGGGGGGCGCACAGCAACCTCGCGCGGATCTACGAGTCTCAGGGGGATTCTCGACGGGCGATCGCCCACTACACGGCGATCGATCCCACGATGCAGTTCCACGGGAATCTGCTTCGGGCCCGTTCCCTTGTCTTGAAGGACCCGATGCAGGAGGTGCCGGAGCCGCTCCCCCCTGCTCCCAAGGAGTTCAGCCGGATCAACGCCTCCAAGCCTGAGGCCGCCCCGGCCGCCGCCGATCCGGCCGCCGCACCCGCCGCGCCGACTCCGTCGGAAACGCCGGCGACTACGCCGTCGAGTCCGACGGGAAATCCTGATGCGCCGCAAACTTCGACCGCACCGAAAGGATCGGGTGTGGTAGAATAA
- a CDS encoding glycosyltransferase family 4 protein, which yields MRVLMVTSFPIPGEYDGTAMLPIKILRALKPRGVDVVVAYLRLRPPAGFSATREDFEGTPVYTLPPSSWVAGRGLERIAREHPFDVVHAQHYGGATRAYFACRRNRWPMVYEIHSLLGEEVERDRLGRGPVFRAYRALERRVVAHAAQIIALGEPVKDVVVREKGVPEDRVRVIYPGIDLGEYERPVPDVPIPGIGPDHRVVMYIGSIVHPNQGVPVLVDALPQIFAARPDARCVLVGGPASAGDEYRRKLGEYGDRLTVITGTTPEQVVALSRRADVLIHPRLACRENYSVQSKLAVYLAAGRPIVATDFGDYQRLLGETGAGVLTEVSPEGIAGGVLKVLDDPVLASRLAEACRPVAEEYFGMDRNVDRYLEVYRRAIDQGPR from the coding sequence ATGCGCGTTCTGATGGTGACCTCGTTCCCGATCCCCGGCGAGTACGACGGCACGGCGATGTTGCCGATCAAGATCCTCCGGGCTCTCAAGCCGCGCGGGGTCGACGTGGTCGTCGCCTACCTGCGGCTCCGGCCTCCAGCGGGGTTCTCAGCGACTCGGGAGGACTTCGAGGGGACGCCCGTCTACACGCTCCCTCCGTCGTCCTGGGTGGCTGGTCGAGGTCTTGAGCGGATCGCCCGCGAGCATCCGTTCGACGTGGTCCACGCTCAGCACTACGGCGGAGCCACCCGAGCCTACTTCGCCTGCCGCCGCAACCGCTGGCCGATGGTCTACGAGATCCACTCGCTCCTAGGGGAAGAAGTCGAACGCGATCGGCTCGGACGGGGGCCCGTCTTCCGGGCGTACCGTGCGTTGGAACGTCGCGTCGTCGCGCACGCCGCTCAGATCATCGCACTGGGCGAGCCCGTGAAGGACGTCGTCGTCCGCGAGAAAGGCGTCCCCGAGGACCGCGTGAGAGTCATCTACCCCGGAATCGATCTGGGTGAGTACGAACGCCCTGTCCCCGATGTCCCGATTCCAGGGATCGGACCTGATCACCGGGTGGTGATGTACATCGGCAGCATCGTGCATCCCAACCAGGGAGTGCCTGTCCTCGTTGATGCGCTGCCCCAGATCTTCGCCGCCCGCCCAGACGCGCGCTGCGTCCTCGTCGGCGGGCCGGCCTCCGCGGGGGACGAGTATCGGCGGAAGCTCGGCGAATATGGGGATCGACTGACCGTCATTACGGGGACGACGCCCGAACAGGTGGTCGCCCTGAGCCGTCGAGCCGACGTATTGATCCATCCTCGCCTGGCCTGTCGCGAGAACTACTCGGTCCAGAGCAAGCTGGCGGTCTATTTGGCGGCAGGTCGTCCGATCGTCGCGACCGATTTCGGCGACTACCAGCGCCTGCTGGGCGAGACCGGAGCAGGAGTGCTCACAGAGGTCTCTCCCGAGGGGATCGCCGGCGGCGTTTTGAAGGTGCTTGACGACCCAGTTCTCGCGTCGCGACTCGCCGAGGCGTGCCGGCCGGTGGCCGAGGAATACTTCGGAATGGACCGCAACGTCGACCGCTACCTGGAGGTCTATCGCCGAGCCATCGACCAGGGGCCTCGTTGA
- the cysN gene encoding sulfate adenylyltransferase subunit CysN, with the protein MQQVDLSQEDIHSYLARHQKKELLRFLTCGSVDDGKSTLIGRLLHDTKMIYEDQLAAVKRDSEKVGTTGAGEVDLALLTDGLKAEREQGITIDVAYRYFSTDRRKFIIADTPGHEQYTRNMATGASTCQLAIILIDARHGVMTQTRRHSFIVSLLGIRHVVVAINKMDLVGFSQEVFERIKDEYTGFVAKLGLRDISFIPMSALKGDNVASKSDAMPWYHGPALLDHLETVHIASDRNLADLRFPVQYVIRPNLDFRGFAGTVASGILHKGDEVMVLPSGKRSRVKSIVTYDGELEEAFAPQAVTVTLTDEIDVSRGDMLVHPDSPPHVSNEIEAMVVWMAEQPLVPGRTYTLKQTTRQVAAEVSSFRYGVDVNTLEHRPIPRLGLNEVGHVQLSLTQPLACDPYRTNASTGAFILIDRLTNNTVGAGMILEAGGTRAPGDVWEAESTVRLKFRESLVAPAERAERYSQKPATVLLVGLTGSGKSRIAYKLERRLWDEGKAVTVLYGQNMRQGLNRDLGFTADDRSENLRRSAEVAKLMNDAGLTTIAAFVAPHESVREKAKDLIGRDRVLEVYCTAPMEVLRSRDQSGAYRLADEGKIAQMPGVTATFEEPKSPDLVLQTEQISVDASVDRIIELMKSKGFLG; encoded by the coding sequence ATGCAACAGGTTGATCTGAGTCAGGAAGACATCCACTCCTACCTCGCCCGCCATCAGAAGAAGGAGCTGCTCCGCTTCCTGACCTGCGGCAGCGTCGACGACGGCAAGAGTACGCTCATCGGCCGCCTGCTGCACGACACGAAGATGATCTATGAGGACCAACTCGCCGCCGTGAAACGCGACAGCGAGAAGGTCGGCACCACTGGCGCAGGGGAGGTCGACCTCGCGCTCCTGACCGATGGCCTGAAGGCCGAGCGAGAGCAGGGGATCACGATCGACGTGGCGTATCGGTACTTCTCGACCGACCGCCGCAAGTTCATCATCGCCGACACCCCCGGCCACGAGCAGTACACCCGCAACATGGCCACCGGCGCCTCGACGTGCCAACTGGCCATCATCCTCATCGACGCCCGCCACGGGGTGATGACCCAGACGCGCAGGCACTCGTTCATCGTGTCGCTGCTGGGCATTCGCCACGTGGTCGTCGCCATCAACAAGATGGACCTCGTCGGTTTCTCCCAGGAGGTCTTCGAGCGGATCAAGGACGAGTACACGGGCTTCGTCGCCAAGCTCGGCCTGCGCGACATCAGCTTCATCCCGATGTCGGCTCTTAAGGGGGACAACGTCGCCTCCAAGAGCGACGCCATGCCCTGGTACCACGGCCCGGCGCTCCTGGATCACCTGGAGACGGTCCACATCGCCAGCGACCGCAACCTGGCCGACCTCCGCTTCCCCGTGCAGTACGTCATCCGCCCCAACCTCGACTTCCGCGGCTTCGCCGGCACGGTGGCGTCCGGGATCCTCCACAAGGGGGACGAGGTGATGGTCTTGCCTTCGGGCAAGCGCAGCCGCGTCAAGTCGATCGTCACCTACGACGGCGAGCTGGAGGAAGCCTTCGCGCCCCAGGCCGTGACGGTCACGCTGACCGACGAGATCGACGTCAGCCGCGGCGACATGCTGGTTCATCCAGACAGTCCGCCGCACGTCAGCAACGAAATCGAAGCGATGGTCGTCTGGATGGCCGAGCAGCCCCTGGTGCCCGGCCGGACTTACACGCTGAAACAGACCACGCGACAGGTGGCGGCGGAGGTCTCCTCGTTCCGCTACGGGGTCGACGTCAACACGCTGGAACACCGGCCCATTCCACGACTTGGGCTGAATGAGGTCGGCCACGTCCAGCTCAGTCTGACGCAGCCTCTCGCGTGCGATCCTTACCGCACGAACGCCTCGACCGGCGCGTTCATTCTGATCGACCGGCTCACGAACAACACGGTCGGCGCGGGGATGATTCTGGAAGCCGGCGGCACACGTGCGCCGGGCGACGTCTGGGAAGCGGAATCGACCGTTCGCCTCAAGTTCCGTGAGAGCCTGGTCGCGCCCGCCGAACGTGCGGAGCGATACTCACAGAAGCCAGCGACGGTGTTGCTCGTCGGCCTGACCGGCAGCGGCAAGAGCCGAATCGCCTACAAGCTGGAACGCCGGCTTTGGGACGAGGGGAAGGCCGTGACCGTCCTGTACGGCCAGAACATGCGACAGGGCCTGAACCGCGACCTGGGCTTCACCGCCGACGACCGATCCGAGAACCTGCGGCGGTCGGCCGAAGTCGCCAAGCTCATGAATGACGCGGGTCTGACCACCATCGCGGCGTTCGTGGCTCCGCATGAGTCGGTCCGGGAAAAGGCCAAGGACCTCATCGGACGCGACCGCGTCCTGGAGGTCTACTGCACAGCGCCGATGGAAGTCCTTCGGTCTCGCGACCAGAGCGGCGCCTACCGCCTGGCCGATGAAGGCAAGATCGCGCAGATGCCCGGCGTGACCGCGACCTTCGAGGAGCCGAAGTCGCCAGACCTCGTCCTCCAGACCGAGCAGATCAGCGTGGACGCGAGCGTCGACCGTATCATTGAATTGATGAAGTCGAAGGGCTTCCTGGGCTGA
- the cysD gene encoding sulfate adenylyltransferase subunit CysD — MISSSYNLTHLKVLEAESIHIIREVAAEFERPVMLYSIGKDSAVMLRLAQKAFYPGRLPFPLLHVDTTWKFRAMIEFRDQYCREQGLDLKVWINPEGKAQNINPFDHGSKKHTDVMKTAALKQALNHYQFDAAFGGARRDEEKSRAKERVYSFRDRLHQWDPKNQRPELWNLYNGKVDKGESIRAFPLSNWTELDVWQYIHLENIPIVPLYFADDRPVVERDGTLIMVDDERMPLRPGEKPMIKRVRFRTLGCYPLTGAIESNATTLPEIIEEMLLAKNSERQGRVIDHDEAGSMEQKKREGYF; from the coding sequence ATGATCAGCAGCAGTTACAATCTGACCCATTTGAAGGTTCTTGAGGCGGAGAGCATCCACATCATCCGCGAGGTCGCCGCCGAGTTCGAGCGGCCGGTGATGCTCTATTCGATCGGCAAGGACTCCGCCGTCATGCTCCGGCTGGCGCAGAAGGCGTTCTACCCCGGCCGGCTCCCGTTCCCACTGCTGCACGTCGATACGACCTGGAAGTTCCGGGCGATGATCGAGTTTCGCGACCAGTACTGTCGCGAGCAGGGGCTCGACCTGAAGGTCTGGATCAACCCCGAGGGGAAGGCCCAGAACATCAACCCGTTCGACCACGGGTCGAAGAAGCACACCGACGTCATGAAGACGGCGGCGTTGAAGCAGGCGTTGAACCACTACCAGTTCGACGCGGCCTTCGGCGGCGCACGCCGCGACGAGGAGAAGAGCCGGGCGAAGGAACGCGTTTACAGCTTCCGCGACCGCCTTCACCAGTGGGATCCCAAGAACCAGCGGCCGGAGTTGTGGAACCTCTACAACGGCAAGGTGGACAAGGGGGAGAGCATCCGAGCCTTCCCCCTGAGCAACTGGACCGAGTTGGACGTCTGGCAGTACATCCACCTGGAGAATATCCCCATCGTGCCGCTCTATTTCGCCGACGACCGCCCGGTCGTCGAGCGCGACGGCACGCTTATCATGGTGGACGACGAGCGGATGCCGCTGCGGCCCGGCGAGAAGCCGATGATCAAACGCGTCCGCTTCCGGACTCTCGGTTGCTACCCCCTCACCGGGGCCATCGAGAGCAACGCGACGACCCTCCCCGAGATCATCGAGGAGATGCTGCTCGCCAAGAACTCCGAGCGGCAAGGCCGAGTGATCGACCACGACGAGGCTGGGTCGATGGAGCAGAAGAAGCGCGAGGGCTATTTCTGA
- a CDS encoding YegP family protein: protein MKFVVYRDGTGEYRWRLIASNGQIVASGEGYKNKADCLSTIASIQKNAPSAPVEVETEKPA, encoded by the coding sequence ATGAAGTTTGTCGTGTATCGCGATGGAACGGGCGAGTACCGCTGGAGGCTGATCGCCTCAAACGGTCAGATCGTGGCGAGCGGAGAGGGCTACAAGAACAAGGCTGACTGTCTCTCGACCATCGCTTCCATCCAGAAAAACGCGCCGTCCGCCCCCGTTGAAGTCGAGACCGAAAAACCCGCCTGA
- a CDS encoding TfoX/Sxy family protein, with product MTKRKKPPNRPDWLEAVLTALDPLGEITSRAMFGGYAIYQRGRIFALAGNGRLYLKADEQTEGDFRARGMGPFQPWEGLTLKSYFEVPPDVLGDPEALRAWAAESILASLRLG from the coding sequence ATGACTAAACGAAAGAAGCCTCCGAACCGCCCGGACTGGTTGGAGGCCGTCCTCACCGCGCTGGATCCGTTGGGAGAGATCACCTCGCGGGCGATGTTCGGCGGATATGCGATCTACCAGAGAGGCCGTATTTTCGCGCTCGCCGGCAACGGCAGGCTCTATTTGAAGGCGGATGAGCAGACCGAGGGAGACTTCCGGGCCCGGGGAATGGGCCCGTTTCAGCCGTGGGAGGGCTTGACGCTCAAGTCTTACTTCGAGGTCCCTCCGGACGTTCTCGGCGACCCGGAGGCTCTCCGAGCCTGGGCCGCCGAGTCGATCCTCGCCTCCCTGCGTTTAGGTTGA
- a CDS encoding metallophosphoesterase, with amino-acid sequence MILPDDVEYPIIAVGDLHGQRDELERLVELLERLPDWSSCSLVFLGDFVDRGPDVRGTIDLVMELLRRPAGGSAVMGNHDLALVRAAGLDGSEPSFYWSVRYRIAYDADPTFQSYLGRAARPRGTGWLDDVRQFRETIPPEHAAFLTNLRWVVEAEGHLFLHCGLSPELTADARQQLIALRAREWEREFLKPTIGSDTELLWLDEYPVWLGADRSLSESPLRFPGKIQVTGHDRVRKPEVDAVRIRLDTSGGYGRPTACLLRSADASPEFIRADD; translated from the coding sequence ATGATTCTGCCTGACGACGTCGAGTATCCGATCATCGCCGTGGGAGATCTCCACGGGCAGCGGGACGAGTTGGAGCGGTTGGTGGAGTTGCTCGAAAGGCTCCCGGACTGGTCCAGTTGCTCGCTGGTGTTTCTGGGTGATTTCGTCGACCGGGGACCGGATGTACGGGGGACGATCGACCTGGTTATGGAATTGCTGCGTCGTCCCGCGGGGGGCTCGGCCGTGATGGGGAACCACGACCTGGCTCTCGTCCGGGCCGCTGGCCTGGACGGGAGCGAACCCTCGTTCTACTGGTCGGTTCGCTACCGGATCGCCTACGACGCCGATCCGACGTTTCAATCCTACCTGGGTCGAGCGGCTCGCCCCCGAGGCACCGGCTGGCTGGACGATGTTCGCCAGTTCCGCGAGACGATTCCCCCCGAGCACGCCGCATTTCTAACGAACCTTCGATGGGTCGTCGAGGCTGAGGGCCACCTCTTCTTGCACTGCGGCCTCTCGCCAGAACTGACCGCCGACGCACGACAGCAGTTGATCGCCCTCCGCGCCCGGGAGTGGGAACGAGAGTTCTTGAAGCCCACGATCGGCTCCGACACCGAGTTGCTCTGGCTGGACGAGTACCCCGTCTGGCTTGGCGCCGACCGGTCGCTCTCCGAGTCTCCTCTTCGGTTCCCGGGCAAGATCCAGGTGACGGGCCACGACCGCGTCCGAAAGCCCGAAGTCGACGCCGTCCGCATTCGCCTCGACACGAGCGGCGGCTACGGCAGGCCCACCGCCTGCCTCTTGCGCTCGGCCGACGCCTCGCCGGAGTTCATTCGAGCCGATGACTAA
- a CDS encoding Rieske (2Fe-2S) protein has protein sequence MAEWTYLCRFDEIPDGRGVAIEAAGARLAVVRSGETVAVLFDRCPHAGGSLGSGWIEEGAVVCPLHRWRFRLRDGRCLDMPGQSANVVESRVESGEVRARI, from the coding sequence ATGGCGGAATGGACCTACCTGTGCCGGTTCGACGAAATCCCCGACGGCCGAGGCGTGGCGATCGAAGCCGCGGGTGCGCGGCTGGCCGTCGTCCGTTCGGGCGAGACCGTAGCGGTCCTCTTCGATCGCTGCCCCCATGCCGGGGGATCGCTCGGGTCGGGATGGATCGAAGAGGGGGCGGTGGTCTGTCCCTTGCACCGCTGGCGATTCCGCCTGCGCGACGGACGTTGTCTGGACATGCCCGGCCAGTCGGCGAACGTGGTGGAAAGCCGCGTCGAATCGGGCGAAGTACGTGCCCGGATCTAG
- a CDS encoding NHL repeat-containing protein, protein MERAAVKIRGCFRWLVWGVIASSTAGCGGAGSSIPELVWGIHGTKPGWIHKPRVAAFDHEDHLYVADLTDRIQVFDRDGKYLRGWRTPEFNVDGPSGLTVDRYGRLLVADTHFYRVLVYDPSGEILFQIGDGVQGTTPGRFGYPTDVVIDKAGNFYVSEYGENDRIQVFSPKGEWIRQWGGHGYEPGQFLRPRAMAIDEDERIYVADSCNHRIQVFDTQGKVLKVWGERGTGPGQMSYPYDLSLDSDGSLYVCEYGNSRVQKFSRDGKPLAIWGGAGRKPGELYNPWALAVDSRGLVSVVDSNNHRVQRFRL, encoded by the coding sequence GTGGAACGGGCGGCGGTCAAGATCCGAGGCTGTTTCCGTTGGCTCGTCTGGGGCGTCATCGCGTCGTCGACGGCCGGCTGCGGCGGGGCGGGTTCGTCGATCCCAGAACTGGTCTGGGGGATCCACGGCACGAAGCCGGGCTGGATCCACAAGCCTCGGGTCGCGGCCTTCGATCACGAGGACCATCTCTACGTCGCCGACCTCACCGACCGCATCCAGGTTTTCGACCGCGACGGCAAGTATCTCCGGGGCTGGCGGACGCCCGAGTTCAACGTCGACGGCCCCAGCGGATTGACCGTCGACCGTTACGGCCGGCTTCTCGTCGCCGACACCCACTTCTATCGCGTCCTTGTCTACGACCCGAGCGGTGAAATCCTGTTCCAGATCGGCGACGGCGTGCAGGGAACCACGCCCGGTCGGTTCGGCTACCCGACCGACGTGGTCATCGATAAGGCGGGGAACTTCTACGTCTCCGAGTACGGTGAGAACGACCGCATCCAGGTCTTCTCTCCCAAGGGGGAGTGGATCCGCCAGTGGGGAGGCCACGGCTATGAGCCCGGCCAGTTCCTCCGGCCTCGCGCGATGGCGATCGACGAGGACGAGCGGATCTACGTCGCCGATTCGTGCAACCATCGCATCCAGGTTTTCGACACCCAGGGGAAAGTGCTGAAGGTCTGGGGCGAGCGCGGGACGGGTCCCGGCCAGATGAGCTATCCGTACGACCTGTCCCTTGACTCCGATGGCTCGCTGTACGTCTGCGAGTACGGCAACAGCCGGGTGCAGAAGTTCTCCCGCGACGGCAAGCCGCTGGCGATCTGGGGAGGCGCCGGCCGCAAGCCGGGCGAGTTGTACAACCCCTGGGCGCTGGCCGTCGACTCTCGGGGGCTGGTTTCGGTCGTCGATTCGAACAATCATCGCGTTCAACGGTTCCGACTCTGA